CGTCGCAGTTGCAGGTTCAGGCGCATCAGCAGCAGGCGCGGGTCCAGATCCGGCGTGTTGTCGTTGCTTGGCAATGCGTCGACCACCGCAGCAGCACTCCACCAGAAGGCGCGCGGCAGCATATTGTTTTGGGCGCTGGCCAGTTCGGTCAGGCTTTTGGCCATGGCGGTAGCACCCGCGGCATCGCGGGCACGCAGCCAGCGCAGCAGGCCGGATTCATAACGAGTACGTTGCTGTTTCACCCAGGCCGGAACATCGGCTTCGGCTACGGCATGGTGCGGAAAGTCAGCCGGTACCACCAGTTGGCCCAACTGCGGAAAGAACAGTTCGGCGCCACTGATGGTGTGGCCACGCATGGCCGCTACTTTGGACAGTTGTTCGCGCAATACCAGCGGTACGTTCGGCGCACCGGCAGAAATCCGTTCCAGATAACTGATCGTATCTGCGGTAACGGCGATGGCGGTTTCCAGCGCGTGGTTGCCGGTTTCTTCACGGGCCACGCTGGCAACCAGCAGTTCAGCTTCTTCGCAATAACGCGCCAAGCCTTGTAGTTCGACCATTTGCAAGGCGCCTACGGCCTGGTGCAGATGGGTTTGCGCATGCTTGAGCAGAGCGGCGTCCTGGACGCTGCCAAACTGCTTGAGCGCCTCGGCCGCACGGCTCAAGGTTTGTTCAAGCTCTCCCTTGACCCAGATCAGGGAGCCTTGATCGAATTCGGTATGCACGCTCATGAGGATGACCCGGTTCGTTCAAGGGGCCGACATTCTCGCGCTGACCGTCGCGCGCTGACTGAACCTGGCAAAGTACAGCGCAGGGCAGGGCGAAATGGTCATTGCGGTTTGTCAGCCCCTCAAAATTAATGCTGTGGAGCCAGGCACCGCGCAACCCGATGCTGCATGGAAGCACCAAGGGGTTACGCGGGTGCAATACGCCCGATGTTTAGTTGAGTTTGAAGCCGGACACCGAGCTCTTCAGCCCTTCTGCCAGTCCGTTCAATTGACCGACCACGACCGCAGACTGTTTCACACCGGCGGAGGTTTGTTCGGTCACCGACAAAATGTCGCGCATGGAGGCATTCACGCGGGCGGCCAGTGCGGCTTGCCCTTCGGTTTCCTGCGCAATCGACTGAATCTGCACCGCCAGATCGCGGGTAACGCGTTCGATCTCGGTCAGTGCGCGACCGGCCGCATCAGACAGCTTGGCCCCTTCGACCACGCCCTGTGTGGACACTTCCATCGCCGCTACCGCGTCATGGGTATCGGTCTGAATGGTCTTCACAATCGCGCCGATCTGCTTGGTCGCTTCGCCGGAACGTTCCGCCAGACGCTGAACTTCTTCCGCAACCACCGAGAAGCCGCGACCGGCATCACCCGCCGCCGCCGCCTGAATCGCCGCGTTCAACGCCAACACGTTGGTCTGTTCGGTAATGTCGGAAATCAGTTCAACGATTTCACCAATTTCCTGTGACGATTCACCCAGACGTTTAATCCGTTTCGCGGTTTCCTGAATCTGTTCGCGAATTTCGTTCATGCCCTTGATCTGGTTGTTTACCGCAGAGGCGCCCTGTTCAGCAGCAGCCAGTGAGGACTGCGCAACCTCAGCCGACTGGTTGGCGGTGGCAGAAACGTCCTGGATCGAGCGCACCATCTGTTCAACGGTCTGGTTGGTGCTGACAATTTCGCGCGACTGGCGATCCGCCGCCGCGATCAGTTCGGTCGACACGCCTTGCGCTTCGCCGGTGGCCTGACCCACCTGATCGGTTGCCCGGTTAATACCGGTAATCAGCGAGCGCAGCTCTTCAATGGTGTAGTTGATCGAGTCGGCAATCGCGCCGGTCAAGTCTTCAGTCACCGAAGCGCGCACGGTCAAGTCACCGTCGGCCAGGTCGGACATTTCGTTCAGCAAGCGCAAAATCGCTTCCTGGTTCTTTTTGTTTTCGCCTTCGATCTGCAAGCGGCGACGTACCGAATCCTGGTTGTACACGCGTTGCAGGAAGTACAGCGCAGCCAGCGCAGTGCCGATGAACAAGAATTCGAGCACCGTCACCAGCACGCTACCGGCGGTGTTTTCGTACACGCTGGCCAGTTCGATGGAGTTCTTCAGCAGCGGTTCGGAATCACGCACGATGGTCTGGTTGGCCAGACGCGTGTTCACCATTGGCTGCATGTTGTGCGAGAAGGACGTCACCACCGTCTGGAAGCGGGTGAAGTAAGTGCGGATTTCCTGCAGCTTGCTCACCATGGCCGAGGTGTTGGCCGGGCGAATCTGCAACTCGTCGCTGCCATCAATAAAGCCGGTGATGATGTCGCCGAAGGTCGAGGTATCTTTACCCAGCAAGAACACGGTTTCCGGGTTGATCAACTCACTGGCCAGCAGGGCGTTGGCGTTCTTGGCCATACGCTGCGACAACATGGCCAGCTGGTTGGCGTAGTCCAGTTCGTGCACTGTGCCACCGCCTTCCGACAACATGGCGGCAAATTGCTGAGTCAGTTCCAGCAAGCGCGCATCGTTCTCGTTAATACCGGCAACGCTCTTGCCCACGGTAATCAGCGGCTGCTTTTGCTTGATGATGGTGTCAACGGTCGGGCGGCTGGGGTTGGGGCGGAAAGACTGGGTCCAGACCTGATCCACCGCATCCAGCGTGCCGGACGGGTTACGCACAAACACGCCAAACAGACTGTGACCGGACAGGCTCATCAAATCCTTGTCGAAACGACCATAGGCGTCTTCCAGAATCTTGAAGGCCTCCGGGTCACCCCGTACTGCCAGCGTGGATGCCCGCGCGATCCGCTGCGACAACATCTGCATTTCCGTAGCGGTTGAACGACGTTCCGCGTTCACACCAGAAGCCTGGAAAGCGAAGAAGGCAATCAGCGCGGCGCCGACACCGGCTACACCCACGGTACCGAGCAACCACGCCACTTGCTGGCGCGCCGGCAAGTGGCCAATCAGTGGAACCGGACGCAGAACGGAATCTTCGTTGCCTTCTGGCAAACGCAGTTTTTCCAGAATCCACGTGGTTTTTGCTGAGTCCAGCTTGGCGCCAGACGCGTCAACTGACTTGTTCTTGCGGCCAAATAAACCCTTCAGGCCATCCGCTTTCAATGCCATTTGGTGCTTCTCCCTGATACTGCCCCTGTCCGCCTACGCGCTCTGTGGTGCGCGTTTCACGTCAGTCGCTTGCGCGAATTATGCAATTAGTGATGCGTGATAATCCGTTGTTCTTGCAGCGTTTGTCCACGCCACCCGGTGTGCCGGGCAGGCAGTGGGCGCTGTCAGTTCACACCGGCCTGTAGAAAATGTGGGTCGACCGCCAGACGGGCTACATCCAGGGTTTGCCATTGTCCGCCTGCAGCATCGCGGAACTGCGCTTGCGCCCACGGATGCAGGCTTTGCGTCGCCTCGCCCTGCATATCGGCCAAATGCTTCAGACCGAGCATGCGATCAACCAGCACTGCCGAGTGCAAAATGTGGCGCGGGTGCAACAAAATCAGGCGCGCCGCAGCACTGGTAGTGAGTGTCGGCCCGCCAAAAAATGCAGAAATGTCGGATACGCTGACCAGATTGCCCCGCACATTGGATACGCCGCGAAACCAGGGCTGCGCCAGCGGCACGCCAGATACCTGAGGCACCGGCATGACCTCGGCCACGTCGGCCAGATCCACCAGCCAGTTGGCATCGCCAATGCGCACGCCCAGATGGGCGTCGACATGCTCGGCGGATGCCGCCGTTTTCAGGCGCGCAACCACCCCTTCCTGGTACTCGCGCAAGCTGATGCGCTTGGCCATGTTCATTCCCCCCGGAATCTTGCTCTTAGCCTGCTTGTTTTAGTCTGGCCAAGTGAGTCGCCAATCTGCTTACAGTGCGGCGATCTTGTTGAACAGCTCTTGCGGATCGACCGGTTTGACGATGTATTCCACCGCGCCTTGTCGCTTGCCCCACACCATGTCGGTCTCCTGGTTCTTGGAGGTACACATGATGATCGGAATATGTTTCGTTACTTCATCACGCGAAATCTGGCGTGTTGCCTGGAAGCCATTCATGCCTGGCATCACGACGTCCATCAAGATCAGGTCGGGCATGATTTCTTTAACCTTGCCTACTGCTTCTTCGCCTGATTCGGCGGTCAACACCTGGTATCCGGCTTTGCTGAGCAGCTCGCCGAGGAAGTGACGCTCGGTTGGAGAATCATCAACAATCAGCACTTTTTTGATAGACATGAGACTGGGTTCCGTTTTTGAGGTGTTCCGGGTATTACATGCCAGCCGGGATTTTGGGGCCGGCCAGGCAACAACTAAACAACGATTAACCTGGCTGCCGCGCCTTGGCGTGCTGGTCGACGGCAGTCAGTAAACTGTCTTTGGTAAATGGTTTGGTCAGATATTCATCCGAACCCACCATGCGCCCGCGGGCACGATCAAACAGGCCATCCTTGGATGACAGCATGATCACCGGCGTGGCTTTGAATCTCGGGTTTTTCTTGATCAGCGAACAGGTTTGATAGCCATCCAGCCGCGGCATCATCACATCCACAAAAATCACGTCGGGGTTGTGGTCGCTCACTTTGGACAGCGCGTCAAAACCGTCTTCTGCCAGGATGACTTCGCAACCGGCCTGCCCGAGAAAAATTTCTGCACTACGACGGATGGTGTTGCTGTCGTCAATCACCATCACTTTGACCCCGGTAAGACTGGGCATGGTGTTTCTCTCCTGATACTGCAACAACTTGGGTGCGGTCGTTCCGACGCTTTTGGGCCTTGCTTACAACGCGACTCAGCGCACTCTGAACAGGCGATGGGCATGATGTGTCGAGGATCATACCGGCGCATTCTCGAATTAGACAAGGCTAATGCGCGCACGGTGTTGCGAGCGGCGCAGCCAGCGTGATATCCGGTATCCCGAACCCGAAAAGCCTGTGATTTTCAAGAGTTTCTGCGTTTTCTGCCTGACTGGGTGACACGCGGCAGTAACGCAGCGACGTCTGGCGGAAAAGCGCGCCGGGCGGGTTGAATTCTGATTATTGCTTTCCTTATATGATCGTATGAAAGCATTTGATCTGAATCAGTCTGGCGCCTGTTTTCGCGGTGATATTGCCCAAGTCGGGTAAAACCACTGCCCATCTGCCTTCTCCCCAATTCATACCTTTCGGGATTCAAAGGTTGTTCTTTCGCCCGTGCTGCCTGGCTCGAGAATCGGTAAAGGCCGGGTCAAGCGGCGACCATCACAATATTTCCAACGTAACGCAAGGAGTCATCATGTCTTTGATCGATCAAATTGGCAGCATGCTGGGCGGTTCAAGTGGCGATGAGGCCAACGCGGGCGCATTGAAAACGCTGCTGGATCAGAGCGGTGGTATCAGTGGCCTGATCAGCAAGTTCCAGCAAGGCGGACTGGGTGAAGTGGCGCAGTCGTGGATCAGCTCTGGCCAGAATCTGCCTATTTCGGCAGATCAGCTGCATCAGGTACTGGGCAGCGATACCGTTGCCGCCGTGGCGCAAAAACTGGGCGTGGACCCGCAAGAAGCGGCCAGCCATCTTTCGCAATTGTTGCCTAAAGCGGTGGATACGCTCACACCGAATGGCGAATTGCCTAGCTCGGACAGCCTGTTGTCATCCGGACTGGATATCCTGAAGGGCAAGTTGTTCGGTTGATTGCGCAAAGACATCGGGCGCCGCGCAGGCACCCGATGTCTTTATGCCAGCAAACGGGCCGCCACTGCGCGGCCCGTTTTGCGTCCTTCGCGAATGGCGTAATTGGTGCCGCGATCTTCCGGGTAAATCTGCGCCATTGACGCCAGCGTCATGCCCGGCACCGGGCCTTGTTCGGGCGGAATCAACTGGCTGTAGTGTTTTTCAACTACTGGCTGCGACCAGCGCGCCTTCCATACGTGATGGCGCAGGATCCAGTCGCGGGTAAATTCCGGGAACATCTTTTGCAAATAAGGGATGGAGAAATCCAGCACCTCATCGGCGCTCATGGCATACAGCGCGTCGGTATGCGGCAGGTATTTGGAGAGATAAACAATGTGCCGCCCGCCATAAGTCTCGGCTTTCTCGAAGTTGGTATGTTCGATCACGCCCACAAACGGGAAGGTCGGGTCATTCACGTTCAGCCAGTAGGTTTTGGACAAACTGCGGTCCAGTTCCAGCACCAGACATACGTTGGCCAGATAGTGGATGCGGTTCAGCTTGGCCAGGTAATCCGGCGCAGCCCAATGCTGGATCATCCCGGCAATCAGCGGCAACGCCGGCGTAGCGATGATCTCGTCGGCAATCAGCAAACCGGCCGGGGTTTCGATATGGAACTTGCCGTCGATGCGCTCAAAACGTTGCACTGGCGTATTGGTCAGCACGCGCCCGCCCAGACGCTTGAGTTGAATGGACAGTGATTCAGCCAGCGCCACAAAGCCGCCTTTGAAATAGGCCAGCCGTTCTTCGCCTCCTTTGCCACGACTACCGCCGCGCAACTTGAGCTTGTTCCAGAACCACACGGCGGAGATATCGTCGGCCACCGGACCGAATTTGCCCTTGAGCAACGGCTCCCACACCACCTTGTAAACCTGCTCGCCGCCCAGCTCCTTGAGCCACTCGGCGGCAGTTTTACCTTCCAGCTCCATCCAGTTTTTGACCTTGCGTGCCCGCAGGGCCAACAGGCCTAGCCGGATGCGGTCGGTAAAGCACAGTGGCGTAAAGCGCAGCAGATCGCCCGGCGTGGAGAGTTTGAAGAAGTGATTGGCGAACCACACGCCGGTATTGGTGGGGTTGATCGCTACGTGTTCGTTCAGATGCAGCTCATCAATCAGCTGCATCACTTCGCGGTCATTGGTAAACCAGTGGTGATAAAAGCGGTCGAGCTTTTCACCGGCCACATCAAACGCTCCGGCCAGACCGCCGATTTCGCTGTCCGCTTCCAGCACAGTGACGTCGATGCCCGCTTTGGCCAGTTCATAAGCGGCAGCAAGACCAGTAAAACCGCCGCCGATCACGGCAACGCGAGTGGTAGTGGGTAGCGCGGTCATTGTTCTTCTTCTCTTTCTTGTTCTTTTGCGGCGCGAATATCGCGGGCCAGCGGGTTAACGACGAGATAAAGGCCGCCCAAAATGGTGGGCGGCAGCCACAACAACAGATGGACGACCAAGGCAAACGCAGTAGCGGCGACGGTGGAATTTGCCAGCGCCGTCATCGCGTGCACGGTGAAGTAATCAAAGGTGCCCACATAACCGGGCGTGGAGGGGATCAGCGTGGCCAGCGTGCCCACCGGCAAGGCCAGCCAGCCTGCTTGCGGGGCGATCAGATCCGGCAGCGCCAGCCCGGCAAAATAGAACACAAAACCTTCAGCCAGCCATGCCGTCAGCGACCAGCCTACCAGCCGCAACATGCTGCCGCCTTTGGCCAGATGCGCCAGTGTGGCCAGACCTTTGTTGACCTCGGCGCGCAGCTTTTCGCCAATGCCTGGCGCGAAGTGGGCGATGAGCGCAGTGACGCCACGCGCCAGCGGCGAGAACGCTTGCGGAAACACCAGTACGCCAAAAATCGCCAGCGCCAAAGCAAACAGAAAACCCGCGCCCACACCGGCAAAGCTGGCGGCGTTCAGACTGAAAGCAGTTAGCGCGGCGCCCAGCAACACCAGCACCATCAACAGGTCCAGCAAGCGCTCGACAAACAACGTCGCCAGCACCGTGCCGGAGGTAGTCCCCAGACGGCTGTTAAAGGCGAACGCGCGCAACACATCCCCAGCCCGAAACGGCAATACGTTGTTGGCGGCAAAACTGGCCAGCAACGGACCGGCGCAAGTGAACCAGCTAATGCCGGGAACATCTTTGGCCAGCATGGAACGCCAGCGCGCAATGCGACACGAATACCCGACGCAGAACGCACCCAGTGCGGCCAGTACCCAGGCGTATTGCGTGGCGGCGAGGGCTGCGACCAAACCATGCCAGTCGATCTGGCGGACGATCAGCCACGTGAACAGCACTGCCAACAGCGCGCCCAGCAACAGCCGAACTAGCGATTTCGAATTCATTGACGGCTCATTATTTGCGATCCACTACCGGGCTGCGGCTGCTCTGCGGGCCATCGGTGCCGGCATAGCCGATATATTCGTCCACCACGTACAAAGGGCGGCGTTTGACTTCGCTGTAAATGCGGCCGACGTACTCGCCCAGAATGCCGACGCACACCAGTTGTACGCCACCAATAAACAGCACGGCGATCATCAAGGCGGTCCAGCCTTCGACCCAGATATCGGTAAACAGCCGTAAACCGATGGCATAGAGAATGCCCAGCAGCGCCAACGCGGCAGCGGTCATGCCTACGCCAATCGACAACTGCAAGGGTTTGCTGGAGAACGACAAAATGCCGTCGCTGGCAAAGCGGATCATCTTGCGCAGCGGGTATTTGCTTTCACCGGCAAAACGTTCGGCGCGAGCGTAGGGCAGGGAGACCTGTTTGAAGCCCGCCCAACTGACCATGCCGCGCACAAAGCGGTCGCGCTCCGGCATGGCGCGCAGCACGTCCACCACTTTGCGGCTCATCAGCCGGAAATCACCGGTATCCAGCGGGATAGGCACATCTGACAGCTTGTTCAGCAGGCGATAGAAAGTGCGGGCGGTGGAGAGCTTGAAAGCCGATTCGCCCGGTCGTTCGGTGCGGGTGCCATAAACCACGTCGTAGCCTTGACGCCAGCTGGCGATCATCTGGTGGATCAGCTCGGGCGGGTCTTGCAGATCGGCGTCGATCAACACCACGGCATCGCCGCGTGCGGCATCCAGCCCGGCCGAAACCGCAATCTGGTGGCCGAAATTGCGGGCGAAGGCCAGCAGGCGCACGTTTGGATTGGTGGCGGCGATCTCTTTGAGCAACACGCGAGTTTGATCGCGACTGCCGTCGTCGATGAACACCAGTTCGTAATCCAGATCAGTCAGCTCGCTGCAAAAGGAATTCAGACGGCGGATGGTTTCGCCGATGACTTCTTCCTCGTTGTAGCAAGGCACCACGATTGAAATGAGCGAGCGCGTCATGATTGAGGTCCGGTCACTTTTTGATCACTTTTTGATCCACAGGCCAACTTGCGAGCCGCCATCGGCATAGAACGGATGCCAGCTGTACTGGCTGCCAATGGCAGTATTGATGTTCTGCCACGCTGGTAAACCCATGCCCGCTTCGGCACGCGTCCAAGCGATATAGCGCACGTGATTCAGTGCCAGCCAATCGAGCGCTTCCGGGAAAGTGCCGTGGTAAAACGCCTTGGTTTTGTCCGACTGCATCCAGACATCACGCGGTGCGCCATGCCACAGACTGACGTGATTAGGCCAGCCTTGCATGGAAATCTGGTTGGAGAACAGCGCCACCAGTGTCTGGTTGGTATACGCGTCGCCATACCAGTTCTCCAGCAACACACCGCGTGGCGCGTTCTTGAGGTAGCCGACCATATCGCGCATCGGTGGGTCGTTCAGGAACGAGCGTGAGCCTTCCAGATGACCCGCGTCGGCTTTGCCGGTGCTCATCAGGTAATTAGCGGTGTCCCAGGCGTAAGTGCAGGTCAGTGCAAGCGATGCATAGGCAATCCAGCGCGTTACCTTGCGTTGACTGGCTAACGCCATGGTGCCCAGCGTGAGCAGCGCACCGCTGTACATCCAGCCCCACCATTTCATGGTGGTATTGGTGCGGATGAACTTGCCGCCGGAAGGGTCCTGCACGTAGATGAATTCGGAGATCACCAGCATGGCGCCAAAGGCAATAACCAGCATCAAAGCCAGCGGACGGGCGCGCTTTTCCAGCAGGGCCAGCCCCAGCAACACCAGCATGGGCCACAGAAAAGCGATAAACCGCAACACCGGGGTGTGATCCATCCAGCGTACAGGGTAGATCGGCGTGTTGATGGCCTGATTGGCCAGCCCGCTCAGATACGGATAAACCAGCAATGCGCTCAGCAAGCCGCCACCGATGATCGCCGTCCAGTCTGGCGGATTTTTCTGCTGATAACGCCAGCCGATCCAGCTCAATAGCAATACGGCAGAGAACGGAAAAATCCACGTATTGGTGATCAGCATGACCGGCACTGTGCCTGCCAGCAAAGCTTGCCCCAGCCGCGGCGACAGGGCGACTGCGCCCGCAATGGCCGGTGCCTCTAGCCACGCGATCAGCGCCAGTGCCAGGAACAGCAAGAAGTAACTACCCAGCGGCGGATGGAAATCGCCCAGATAGAACTGATAGCCAAAGTTCTCCATCGGGATTTCACGCGTTTCGAAATCCGGCGTGGGTTTGTTGGCCTCAGTCAGCGGCGGGAACAAAGCGCGACCCAGCGTGGTGCCTTGGTCCTTGATGCGCAATTCGTAGTTACCGATAAAGCGCGCGCTGCCCCACATGAAATCGTTGGCAACCCAATCCGGCGGCGTGGCCGGGTTGGGGTCGGCCACCAGATGCATGATCGGCGTGATGCCGGTGCCGCCCAGCGCCAAAGCCGCAATCAGCAGCAAGCGCGGGGCTTTGCGGGAGATGAAGCGGCTGGCGAAATCCCAGGCCAGCGACAGCGACAATGCCATGACCAGCACAAAGGCGATGTTGTAGGCAAAACCCGGCTGCCAATTGAACAAGCGGCCCATCAACGCCGCGCCATAGTGCTGGAAGGCGTAGTAAAAATCGAAATGATGCGGCGGATACCAGATATCCAGCGGCGGCAAGGTATCGCCTGGATAATAGTTCTGCATGAAGTACAGATCGGTCACGCGCTCGGAGGTCGGGTAAATGGAAGGCAGTACAAACTTCCAGGCCAGACCGTAGATAAACGCTGCTGCAAACACCCGCTCGGATGCCTTGAAGGCGGCGCTGCGGCATTCGATCTTTTGCAGCCACAGCGCGCCCAGTGCCAGCGCGCTGGTCAGTGGCCACGCCCAGCCAATCTGGCCCAGACCCACAAAGTGTTCCAGCGCGCACAACACCAATGTAACGCCCAGCACGCCCACCGCGCGGGCGATGGGATACGGCAACCAGTGGCCCAGCGTGGCCGTCAGCCCGGCCAGGTGCAGCCAAAGTAAAATCAGGCTGCCCAACAAGAAAATCATCGTCATGGTGTTATTGGCCCCGCAATTCCCACAGCCCGAATTCAATGCCGTTGTTGTTGGATAAACCACGCCAGATATAGCGGCTGGCGAGCAAGCTTTGCATGCGGGCAAAGGCGCCTGGGTCGCGCGTCTGGTCGTAGCTGCTCCAG
This genomic interval from Silvimonas soli contains the following:
- a CDS encoding lysylphosphatidylglycerol synthase transmembrane domain-containing protein; its protein translation is MNSKSLVRLLLGALLAVLFTWLIVRQIDWHGLVAALAATQYAWVLAALGAFCVGYSCRIARWRSMLAKDVPGISWFTCAGPLLASFAANNVLPFRAGDVLRAFAFNSRLGTTSGTVLATLFVERLLDLLMVLVLLGAALTAFSLNAASFAGVGAGFLFALALAIFGVLVFPQAFSPLARGVTALIAHFAPGIGEKLRAEVNKGLATLAHLAKGGSMLRLVGWSLTAWLAEGFVFYFAGLALPDLIAPQAGWLALPVGTLATLIPSTPGYVGTFDYFTVHAMTALANSTVAATAFALVVHLLLWLPPTILGGLYLVVNPLARDIRAAKEQEREEEQ
- a CDS encoding NAD(P)/FAD-dependent oxidoreductase, with the translated sequence MTALPTTTRVAVIGGGFTGLAAAYELAKAGIDVTVLEADSEIGGLAGAFDVAGEKLDRFYHHWFTNDREVMQLIDELHLNEHVAINPTNTGVWFANHFFKLSTPGDLLRFTPLCFTDRIRLGLLALRARKVKNWMELEGKTAAEWLKELGGEQVYKVVWEPLLKGKFGPVADDISAVWFWNKLKLRGGSRGKGGEERLAYFKGGFVALAESLSIQLKRLGGRVLTNTPVQRFERIDGKFHIETPAGLLIADEIIATPALPLIAGMIQHWAAPDYLAKLNRIHYLANVCLVLELDRSLSKTYWLNVNDPTFPFVGVIEHTNFEKAETYGGRHIVYLSKYLPHTDALYAMSADEVLDFSIPYLQKMFPEFTRDWILRHHVWKARWSQPVVEKHYSQLIPPEQGPVPGMTLASMAQIYPEDRGTNYAIREGRKTGRAVAARLLA
- a CDS encoding glycosyltransferase family 2 protein gives rise to the protein MTRSLISIVVPCYNEEEVIGETIRRLNSFCSELTDLDYELVFIDDGSRDQTRVLLKEIAATNPNVRLLAFARNFGHQIAVSAGLDAARGDAVVLIDADLQDPPELIHQMIASWRQGYDVVYGTRTERPGESAFKLSTARTFYRLLNKLSDVPIPLDTGDFRLMSRKVVDVLRAMPERDRFVRGMVSWAGFKQVSLPYARAERFAGESKYPLRKMIRFASDGILSFSSKPLQLSIGVGMTAAALALLGILYAIGLRLFTDIWVEGWTALMIAVLFIGGVQLVCVGILGEYVGRIYSEVKRRPLYVVDEYIGYAGTDGPQSSRSPVVDRK
- a CDS encoding response regulator produces the protein MPSLTGVKVMVIDDSNTIRRSAEIFLGQAGCEVILAEDGFDALSKVSDHNPDVIFVDVMMPRLDGYQTCSLIKKNPRFKATPVIMLSSKDGLFDRARGRMVGSDEYLTKPFTKDSLLTAVDQHAKARQPG
- a CDS encoding YidB family protein — translated: MILPKSGKTTAHLPSPQFIPFGIQRLFFRPCCLARESVKAGSSGDHHNISNVTQGVIMSLIDQIGSMLGGSSGDEANAGALKTLLDQSGGISGLISKFQQGGLGEVAQSWISSGQNLPISADQLHQVLGSDTVAAVAQKLGVDPQEAASHLSQLLPKAVDTLTPNGELPSSDSLLSSGLDILKGKLFG
- a CDS encoding methyl-accepting chemotaxis protein, with the translated sequence MALKADGLKGLFGRKNKSVDASGAKLDSAKTTWILEKLRLPEGNEDSVLRPVPLIGHLPARQQVAWLLGTVGVAGVGAALIAFFAFQASGVNAERRSTATEMQMLSQRIARASTLAVRGDPEAFKILEDAYGRFDKDLMSLSGHSLFGVFVRNPSGTLDAVDQVWTQSFRPNPSRPTVDTIIKQKQPLITVGKSVAGINENDARLLELTQQFAAMLSEGGGTVHELDYANQLAMLSQRMAKNANALLASELINPETVFLLGKDTSTFGDIITGFIDGSDELQIRPANTSAMVSKLQEIRTYFTRFQTVVTSFSHNMQPMVNTRLANQTIVRDSEPLLKNSIELASVYENTAGSVLVTVLEFLFIGTALAALYFLQRVYNQDSVRRRLQIEGENKKNQEAILRLLNEMSDLADGDLTVRASVTEDLTGAIADSINYTIEELRSLITGINRATDQVGQATGEAQGVSTELIAAADRQSREIVSTNQTVEQMVRSIQDVSATANQSAEVAQSSLAAAEQGASAVNNQIKGMNEIREQIQETAKRIKRLGESSQEIGEIVELISDITEQTNVLALNAAIQAAAAGDAGRGFSVVAEEVQRLAERSGEATKQIGAIVKTIQTDTHDAVAAMEVSTQGVVEGAKLSDAAGRALTEIERVTRDLAVQIQSIAQETEGQAALAARVNASMRDILSVTEQTSAGVKQSAVVVGQLNGLAEGLKSSVSGFKLN
- a CDS encoding response regulator, encoding MSIKKVLIVDDSPTERHFLGELLSKAGYQVLTAESGEEAVGKVKEIMPDLILMDVVMPGMNGFQATRQISRDEVTKHIPIIMCTSKNQETDMVWGKRQGAVEYIVKPVDPQELFNKIAAL
- a CDS encoding DUF2298 domain-containing protein codes for the protein MTMIFLLGSLILLWLHLAGLTATLGHWLPYPIARAVGVLGVTLVLCALEHFVGLGQIGWAWPLTSALALGALWLQKIECRSAAFKASERVFAAAFIYGLAWKFVLPSIYPTSERVTDLYFMQNYYPGDTLPPLDIWYPPHHFDFYYAFQHYGAALMGRLFNWQPGFAYNIAFVLVMALSLSLAWDFASRFISRKAPRLLLIAALALGGTGITPIMHLVADPNPATPPDWVANDFMWGSARFIGNYELRIKDQGTTLGRALFPPLTEANKPTPDFETREIPMENFGYQFYLGDFHPPLGSYFLLFLALALIAWLEAPAIAGAVALSPRLGQALLAGTVPVMLITNTWIFPFSAVLLLSWIGWRYQQKNPPDWTAIIGGGLLSALLVYPYLSGLANQAINTPIYPVRWMDHTPVLRFIAFLWPMLVLLGLALLEKRARPLALMLVIAFGAMLVISEFIYVQDPSGGKFIRTNTTMKWWGWMYSGALLTLGTMALASQRKVTRWIAYASLALTCTYAWDTANYLMSTGKADAGHLEGSRSFLNDPPMRDMVGYLKNAPRGVLLENWYGDAYTNQTLVALFSNQISMQGWPNHVSLWHGAPRDVWMQSDKTKAFYHGTFPEALDWLALNHVRYIAWTRAEAGMGLPAWQNINTAIGSQYSWHPFYADGGSQVGLWIKK
- a CDS encoding chemotaxis protein CheW, whose protein sequence is MAKRISLREYQEGVVARLKTAASAEHVDAHLGVRIGDANWLVDLADVAEVMPVPQVSGVPLAQPWFRGVSNVRGNLVSVSDISAFFGGPTLTTSAAARLILLHPRHILHSAVLVDRMLGLKHLADMQGEATQSLHPWAQAQFRDAAGGQWQTLDVARLAVDPHFLQAGVN